GGGCTCTCGGTGCTCGTCGCCACCCTCGTCATCCTCGTGTTCGGGGAGGTCCTCCCCAAGGGCGTGGCCGTGAACTGGCCCGCCCGCGCGAGCATCGCCCTCATTCCTCTCTTGGCGCCCGTGCTCCGCATCTTGGGTCCGGCGTCCCGCGTTCTGGAACGGATTGCCCTTGGATTCCTGCAATCCTTGCGGGTCGCCGAGGACCGGACGCGTTCCGAGGTGCGGGATCTCAAGCTCCTCTTCGAGGACGTCGAGTCGGGGGGCGTGCTGACCGCGGGTGAGAGCACGATCGCGTCCAATGTATTCGCCTTTTTCGAGACGCGAGCCCACGAGATCATGACGCCCCGTGTGGACCTGATCGCCCTTTCCGCCGATCTACCCCGAGACGCGATGATCCAGCAGATCGTGGCCGCCCGGCATCGGCGCTTGCCCGTCTATCGCGGCACGCTCGATTCCATCATCGGGTTCGTGAACGCCAAGGAGGTGTTACTGGAGCAGGAGGCTCCATTCGAAGCCCTCTTGCGTCCGGTCACCTTCGTGCCCGAGCGCGCGCGGCTCACGCGCATCCTGGGCGAAATTCAGGCGCGGCGGTTGAGCCTGGTCGTGGTCGTAAACGAATACGGAGGCACGGCCGGCATCCTGACCCAGGAGGACCTCATCGAGGAGATCGTAGGCGAGATCTTCGACGAGCAGGAGCGGGACGAAGTTCCGGACGTGGAGGAAGCAGGTGAACGGTCCTGGAGAGTGAACGGGCTTCTCCCGC
This genomic interval from Candidatus Eisenbacteria bacterium contains the following:
- a CDS encoding hemolysin family protein — translated: MDPGLIALSILFVVLLVLSATFSGSETAIFSLDRLELRRFEESGSWRKRLVARIAARPERLLGGILFGNTLVNVAASSVMLAILRKARIGPATEDPLGLSVLVATLVILVFGEVLPKGVAVNWPARASIALIPLLAPVLRILGPASRVLERIALGFLQSLRVAEDRTRSEVRDLKLLFEDVESGGVLTAGESTIASNVFAFFETRAHEIMTPRVDLIALSADLPRDAMIQQIVAARHRRLPVYRGTLDSIIGFVNAKEVLLEQEAPFEALLRPVTFVPERARLTRILGEIQARRLSLVVVVNEYGGTAGILTQEDLIEEIVGEIFDEQERDEVPDVEEAGERSWRVNGLLPLVDLADVVGVEIPPAPTDTVAGWVAHLLGRQPRRGDMVVHGPLSYRVLQVRRHRAHRVLVSVIQDADTDADLT